The genomic region TCGGGCCTCTTCATGGCCACGCCCACGCGCACCTCCGCTGTCTCCAAGTTCCTCTCCAATCACCTGCGTCGGGATGCCCAGGCCCGAGAGACTTCCGTCGCCGGCTACATGGCGGGGCTGGCCGCCGCGTGTCTGGTGGCCGTGGGCGCGCTGGGGCCGTACATCGGCTGGGGGCTGACGCGCTCGCTGCTCGGGCTGGTGGCGGTGCTGTGCCTCTACTACACGGTGCTCTGGCGGGCCCTGCGCGCCGGCTGGTTCCACCCCGCCATCCACTGGCTCAACGTGGCCATCGAGGTGAGCATCCCCTCGGTGGTGCTGGCCTTCGACTTGCGCTTCCAGGGGCCCACCTACGCGCTCACCGCGCCCACGCTCGTCATCTGGGGCACGCTGGTGGTGCTGGCGGCGCTGCGCACCAACCCGAAGCTGGCGCTCATGGCGGGAGCGCTGGCCGGCGGTGAGTACCTGGCGCTCTACTTCCTCTTCGTCCGGCCGCTGCTGCCCGAGCAGCCGCTGCTCACCCTCACCCCGCCCTTCATCATCATGCGCTCGGTGTTCCTGCTGAGCTCCGGGGTGGCCACCGCCATCCTCGCCCGGCACTTCATGCGCAAGACGGCCCAGGCGCTGGCGGCGTTGCGTGAGCAGGAAGTCATGGGCAAGTACATGCTGCACGAGCGCATCGGCGTGGGCGGCATGGCCGAGGTGTTCCGCGCCACCTACAGCCCCGAGGGCGGCTTCGAGAAGCAGGTGGCCCTCAAGCGCGTGCTGCCCGGCTTCGCCGATGACATCGAATTCGTCACCCTGTTCCGCCGCGAGGCGGAGCTGTGCTCCATGCTGCACCACCCCAACATCATCCAGGTGTTCGACCTGGGGCGGCACGGCAACACGTACTTCCTGGCCATGGAGTACGTGGACGGACTGCCGCTGAGCTCACTGCTGCGCGGGCTGGGCTGGCAGGGGCTGCCGCTGAGCGCCGCCACCTTCCTGGGGGCGGAGCTGGCCTCGGCGCTGGACTACCTGCACCGGCGCACCACCGCCACCGGCGAGCCGCTGCACCTGGTCCACCGGGACATGAACCCGCCCAACGTGCTGGTGTCCCGCATTGGCGAGGTGAAGCTGTCGGACTTCGGCATCGCCCGCAGCGCCTCGCGCGCGCAGCTCACCATGGCCGGCAACGTGCGCGGCAAGCTGGGGTACATGGCCCCCGAGCAGGCCATGGCCCAGTCGATTGATGGGCGCACGGACCTGTTCGCCCTGGGACTCACCCTGCACGAGGCCCTCACCGGCCGGCGCGTGCTGACGGGCGAGAACGAGGCGCAGCTGCTGATGGCCGCCGTGGAGCAGCCGATACCGCCGCCCTCGCACCTGCGCCCGGAGATACCGCCCGAGTTGGACGCGGTGGTGATGCGGCTGCTGGAGCGCGATGTGAACAAGCGCACCCCCACCGGCGCCGAGGCGCGCGCGCAGCTGCTGGCCCTCACCGGAGCGGTGGCGCCCTTTCCCCAGGGGCAGCTGGAGCTGACCCGCGCCGCGCAGCAGGCCCTGACCCGCGTGCGCCCGAGCTCGGAGCGGGTGTCCGGTGCGCACCCCCTCACGGACGACCCCACGCAGCTCGAAGCCCGCTCGGGGTGAGCCCCATGGATGTCGCCGTCGTCACCTACGCGGGCCTGCCCCAGCTCGATGCCTATGATGCGCCGCTGCTGCCCGCCCTGGCGGCGCAGGGACTGGAGGCGCGCATCTGCCTCTGGGACGACCCGGCCATCGACTGGAGCGTGCCCAAGGTGGTGTTGATCCGCACCACCTGGGACAGCCACCTGCGGCGCGAGGCCTTCGTGGCCTGGGCCTCGAAGGTTGGCCGCCTCACCCGGCTCTACAACCCGCCCGAGGTGCTGCGCTGGAACACGCACAAGTCGTACCTGCGCGAGCTGGAGGCCAAGGGCGTCCCCTGCACCCCCACCGTCTGGGTCCCCCGGGGCGGCACGGTGTCGCTGGAAACGGTGGCCCGCGAGCGCGGCTGGGAGGCGCTGGTGCTCAAGCCGGTGGTGTCCGCCGGTGCGCTGAAGACGTACCGCTTCGCCCGCGCCGAGTTGCCCCAGGCCCAGGCCCGGCTGGAGGCCCTGGCCGCCGAGAGCGAGGTGATGGTGCAGCCCTACCTCACCGCCTTCGAGACGGAGGGCGAGCGCGCCTACCTCTTCTTCGACGGGGCCTTCAGCCACTCGGTGCGCCGGCCCCCGGGCCTGGCGGACTCCCCGCGCGCCTTCGCCAAACCCCACCTCCTCGAGCCCCTCCCCGAGGAGCTCCAACTGTGCGAGCAGGTACTCTCCTCCGTGGGCCAGCCCCTGCTCTATGCCCGGGTGGACGTCGCCACGGACAACGAGGGCCGCACCCGCCTGCAAGAGCTGGAGGCGACCGAGCCCAGCCTCTTCCTCAGCCTCGACCCGGCGGCCGCGACGCGGCTGGCCGAGGCCATCCGGCGCAAGCTGTAGGACGCTTGGCGCCACACTTCGCCCAGTCGTGGACACCTGTGCTCCCTGAGCACTCCTGATCGGGTGAACAGGTGCTTAAATTTTCCGCATGGCGCGTTCTCTTCTGCTTTCTCTTCTCGTCCGTCAGTCCATGGCCCTCAAGGAGCGGTTCCGGGCCCGCTACCCGCACCCGTGGCTGGTGTGGGAAGCCGGCGCATGGAACGTGCCGGAAACGGAGCAGCGCCAGAACGTCGCCGCCACGCAGTTCCCCGCGCCGGATCTGCGCGACTGCCTGCCCGCGGGAGACGCGCTCTGCTTCGAGCTGGTGACGCTGGGGCCGGTGTCCAGCAGCCTGTCGCTGGGCCGCTCCTCGAGCAACGCCCTCGTCATCAACGACGCGACCGTCTCGCGCGAGCACCTCGCGCTGCACGGCGCTCCGAACGGCCAGTGGTCCGTGGAGGCGCAGCCCAAGGCGAGCCCGGTGAAGCTGGACGGGGTGCTGCTGCAGCCGGGCCAGCCCGTGGTGCTCGTGCCGGGCGCGCGGCTGGAGCTGGGAGACGTGCGGCTCACCTTCCATGATCCGGAGGGCTTCTTCCTCCGCCTCGGCCAGCTCGCCGAGCAGCTCACCGCGCAGATGAACGCCGCCCCCGCACGGGCGGGCTGAGACGGAGGCCCGCGGTACCGGGGCGGCTCAGCGCCCCGGCAGGGTCCCCAGCGTGGTGGGGCGCGGATCCGGCGCGGTGACCGCGTAGACGATGCCTCCCGCCAGCACCGCCACCGCGCCCGCGCCTGCCCACACCCACCACTTTCGAGTCAGCGGCTCCTTCACCTCGGGAACGGGCGCTCCGGGCACCGCCTCCGGGGGCAGGGCCAGGGGCTCTCCCGCCGACATGGAGCGCGAGGTGCGGATGTCCAGCGCCCGGCGCCCGGCATCCTTCAGCGAGGCGCGCTCCTGGGTCGGCGCGCCGCGCGCGTCCTTGCCCTTCGCGGGCTCCACCTTGGGGCGCGTCTTGTCCCCCGCCTTCGCGAGGGCCACGGCCTTCGCCCGGGTGTCCATCTCCGCGATCAGCTCCTTCACCATCGGCGCGTTGGGCGGCTCCTTCTCGGACAGCGCCAGGTAGCGCCGGTAGAAGAAGGCCGCCCGCTCGAAGGCGCCGAGCTGGCGGTGGCACTGGGCCACGTTGAAGAGGAAGCCAGGCAGCGGCGCCAGCTTGTAGGCCCCGTCGAAGTGCTTCAGCGCCTGGCGGAACTCTCCCTTGTCATAGGCCTCGGTGCCCTCGGTGAACTTCACCCGCGCCTGGGCCTTGGCCTCGTCGGAGATCTGCGCCGCCCAGGAGGCTCCCAATGGCGAGAGCCCCAGCAGCACCCCGAGCGCGACGGCCAGCCGCCAGCGCTCACTGCGCGAACGGATCAATGATTGCATCGCGCTTCACCTCCTTGCGCGCCGGAGCCTTCGCCGGCGCGGGGGCCTTGGGAGCCACGGGCGACGGCGCCGACTGCGCCTTGACCAGGGGCATTTCGAGCATGGCGTTGGAGTCCATCCGCACCTGCCGCTCGAGCGGGGCATAGCCCGCCAGCTCCACCCGCACCCCGAACGCGGCATCCGAGCGCGCCATCTCCTTGACGAGCGGCGTGACACCGAGCGCCTCGCCCGTGTCCGCGCGAATCACCCGGGCGCCCTCCGGCATGGTGCGCACCGTGAGGGTGACGGGAGCCGGCGCCACCACGGCGGCCACCGGTGCCACGGGAGCCTCCGCCGGCTGGAGCAGCCGCTGCAGCCCACTCCAGGTGACGGCCCCCGCCAGCATCGCCAGCGCCATGCTCCCCACCACCAGGGGCAGGCGCGGGTGGCGCAGCAGCGAGTCGGGCTTCACCCGCTGGTTGCGGGTGGGCACATCCTCCTCGGGGTCCATGGGCGGCACCGGCTGCGCCACCGCCGTCAGCGACAGGAGCGCCGTCATCACCTCCGAGAGCTGCTGGGGCCGGCCTTCCGGCTCCTTGGCGAGGCAGCGCAACACCAGCTGCGCCAGCGCCTTCGGCATGGGCTCGCCCGAGGCCAGCGTGGCCGGCAGCGGCGGCGGCGCCTGGGTGATGATCTGCACCACCAGCTGCCCGAAGGCCGGCGCCTGGAAGGGCGGGTGCCCCGCTAGCATCTCATAGAGCAGGTTGCCCACCGCGTAGATGTCGGCGCGGTGGTCCACCGGCAGCCCCGCGGCCTGCTCCGGGGCCATGTACGTGGGCGTGCCGATGATGGTGCCATCCAGCGTGCCGTTGGTCCCCTCGGAGGTGAGAATCTTCGCCACCCCGAAGTCGAGCACCTTCACGAAGTCGGGCTGGCCACCCCGGTGGGTGATGAAGAGGTTGTCGGGCTTCACGTCCCGATGCACCACGCCCACCTTGTGGGCCGCCCCGAGCGCCGCGCACACCTGCACGCCGATGCGCTGGATGCGCTCCAGCGAGAGCTTCTCCTCCTTCAGCAGCGCGGCGAGGCTCTGGCCGCGCAACAGCTCCATCACGCAGTAGACGCGCCCCTGCTCCATCTCCTCGGCGAAATCGAAGATCTCCACGATGTGCTCGTGGTTGATCTGATTGACCGAGCGCGCCTCCTGGAAGAAGCGGCGCACGAAGCTGCTGTCGTGGGCGTGCTGGGGGCGCAGCACCTTGAGCGCCACCTGCCGGCCCAGCCGGATGTGGCGTGCCTGGAAGACCCGGCCCATGGAGCCTTCGCCCAGGAGCCGCTCGAGCTGGTAGTTGCCCAGGACCTGCCCTTCCTGAGCCTCCTGATCGCTCCGCATCGCGTCACCTGGGGAGGCCACGCTGGAAAGCACGGTCTGTGCAATGAGGTCGTCGCCACCCATGGGCGACAAAGATTTTCATGAGGTGGCTCCCCGGCAACCCAGTCTGCCTCTCGTTTTCTAAACGAGAGGCGCTGGATCATCCCCGCCGTTCGCCGGAGGACACCTACACGTCACCCGGGTCTCAAATGCACTGCCGGTTGCCGTTGCACGTGCCGGCGCTTCCGTCCGTCTTCTGACAGACCGTGCTCTGCGGGCAGTCGACCTGGTCCGAGCAGTCGGCCCCTTCCAGACCGTCGTTGTCGATGCGGTCGTTGCAGATGGTCTCCTTCTTGGTGGTGCCGTTGCACACACAGCCGCCCAGGAAGTTGCACGACTTGGTGTTGCAGTCGGTGTCGGCGCAGTCGCGCTGGCCGTCACCGTCGTTGTCCACGTTGTCGTCGCACAGCGTCTCGACCTTGACGTTGCACGCGCTGCCCACGGTGTTGTTGTTCTGGCAGCCCACGCCGCAGATGCCGGTGAGGCAGTTGGGCTCGGCGCCCGGACCGTTGTTGCGGCAGTCGATGAGGGTGTCGCCGTCGTTGTCCCGGTTGTCGGTGCAGTTGAGTTCCTGCGGGCCATTGGCCACCGTACACACCAGCGCGTTGTTGCTGACGTTGGAGTACGTCACGCCCTCGCAGTCCGGGTCCTGGCAGTCGGACTTGCCGTCCCCGTCATTGTCGAGCGTGTCGTTGCAGATGACCTCGGTGCAGGAGCGGCGCCTGCACACCGCGCCGCTGCCGCCGGTGGTGCAGATCTGCGTGTCGCACTGAGGGTCCTGACAGTCGATGAGGCCGTCGCCGTCGTTGTCCAGCCCGTCCGAGCACGCCACCTCCACCTTCGCCAGGCTCTGGCACAGACAGCCCACGCCGCAGGACTCGTTGGCGCAGTCGGTGTCGGCGCAGTCCGTCCTCGTGTCGGTGTCGTTGTCCGCGTTGTCGTCGCACGCCTCTTCCGTCTTGGCGTTGTTCAGGCAGCGGCACCCCACCCCGCACGCCTTGTTGGCGCAGTCGCTGTCGGCGCAGTTGGCGGCGCTGTCTCCGTCATCGTCGATGCCCACGTTGGGCGCGCTCTCGTTGCCGCAGTCGCCCTCGCCCTTGGTGCCGCCGATGCAGATGCAGCCCGTGCCGCACGACTTGCCGTCGCAGTCCGAGTCCGCGCAGTCCGTCAGGGGCGTCGTCCCATCAGAGGCGAAGTCCCCATCGTCATTCAGGGTGTTGCTGCACTCGGCCTCGCCCTTCCTGCCGCTGATGCACTGGGCGCCCGGTCCCGCGGGCAGGCCGTTGCAGTCCGAGTCCGCGCAGTCCGTCAAGGTGTCCGAGTCATCATCCAGGTTGTTGTCGCACGTCGTCTCCCGGCGGCGCACGCACTGGCCGGCCACGCAGTCCTGGATGTTCGAGCACACCTGGTCGCAGCGGCCACAGTTGTTGGGGCCCGACTGGAAGTCGAAGTCCTCGTCCACCGAGCCGTCGCAGTCGTCGTCCTTGCCGTTGCAGACCTCCTGCGTGGGCAGCACCTGGCCGACGCAGACGATGTTGCCCTGGCCGCAGGCGGGCCTGCCCGTGCGGCAGGTGCCCACGTTGCGCGTCGCCTCCGCGCCGTCGTAGCAGGGCTCGGTGTCCAGCTCGTCGATGGACCCATCACAGTCATCATCGAGCTGGTTGCACAGCTCGCCCACCTGCGGCAGGCAGCAGTATTTGCGCGTGTCCGGCAGCGCCGAGCAGATGTAGCCCTTGCCCCCGCAGTCGGAGTCCTGCTCGCAGGCGTAGGGCAGCTCGTCCGGGAAGTTGACGGAACAGCCCGCCGCGGCGCCGACGACGACGCAACACAGCACCAGGCTCAAGGAGAGATAGAGCGCCTTCATGTTCAGAAGTTCCCGCCGAGGAAGAGTTGAAGCGAGCTGCGAGTACCGGTTCCGCTACCGCCAGCGGGAGCCACCGCGGGGGCCTCCGCCGGAGGAGGCGCGCTGCGCGTGGGCACCAGCGCCAGCCACAGCACGCTGCCGCCCGCCACCGCCGCGCCTCCGGCCACCAGGGCCGTGGAGAGATTGGCCTGGTTCTGCGCGTCGAGGCGCTCCTGGCGGGTGATGTTCGCGATGCCGTTGCCGTCCGTGTCCGGCGCGCGCGAGGCGATCTTCTTGGCCCCCTGCCCCACCACCATGCCCGCGCCCACCGCGAGGATTCCCACCACCGCCGTGTAGAGCGCCGGCCGGCCGAAGATTGTCGGCCCCGAGGACTTGCGCGCCGCCTCCGCCACCATCTCCGAGGGGCCGTCGGACACCTGGTTGGCGGCCTGGAGGTATACCTCCACCGTCGTCGTCTGCCCGGGCGGCAGCGACACCGTCTTCGCGAACGGGGTGAACTCGTCCGCCTCGACGATGAGGTTGCCCTGGCCAGGCGCCACCTTCGTCTCGAGGCTGCCCACGCCGAGGGTCCGCTCGCCCAGGCGCACCACCGCCTGAGGAATGTTGACGTTCACCTTGAGCACCGCCCGCGGCCGGGCCAGCCCCCGCACCCGCTGCGCCAGCAGGTCCGCGCTCGCCTTGATGAACTTCGCGTCACGCGGGTTGCGGCCCGTCACCGAGTCCGTCTCCACCTTGTTGCGGTCCCGGTCGAACGTCCACAGCCGGAACGTCCACCCGTCGTCCTCCAACGCCAGGCGCGAGGTGACGAGCAGGTCCGCGTCCAGCGTCTCGGCGGGCCCGGACAGGCACGAGGCCTCCGCGCAGCGCAGCGCCGTCGCGTAGTCCTCCGTCAGCCGCTCCCGCGCATCCTTGATGGAGGCGCCGGGCAGCGCCTGGGCCACCGTGGTCCTCAGGGCGCCATACAGCGCTTTGATCCAACGGCCGGACTGCGCCGCGCCCGCCCGCTCGGGCGTGTCCAGGCCCAGGAGCACCACGCGCGGCAGCAGCTCCGTCTTGGCGACATCGCCACTGATGTCCAGGCCGATGCCCGCCTGCTCCGCGGACTCCTGCGTGTCGGTGGACTCGGACTGGGAGTCGGAGCCGGACAGGTCCAACCCCATTCCTCCTTGGTCCTGCTGGGCCTGGGCGGTGGAAGCCGCCAGCAGCAACGTGAGCGCGAGCAGGCCGGGAGAGAGAACGGC from Hyalangium ruber harbors:
- a CDS encoding ATP-grasp domain-containing protein, whose product is MDVAVVTYAGLPQLDAYDAPLLPALAAQGLEARICLWDDPAIDWSVPKVVLIRTTWDSHLRREAFVAWASKVGRLTRLYNPPEVLRWNTHKSYLRELEAKGVPCTPTVWVPRGGTVSLETVARERGWEALVLKPVVSAGALKTYRFARAELPQAQARLEALAAESEVMVQPYLTAFETEGERAYLFFDGAFSHSVRRPPGLADSPRAFAKPHLLEPLPEELQLCEQVLSSVGQPLLYARVDVATDNEGRTRLQELEATEPSLFLSLDPAAATRLAEAIRRKL
- a CDS encoding PEGA domain-containing protein, encoding MNTRAVLSPGLLALTLLLAASTAQAQQDQGGMGLDLSGSDSQSESTDTQESAEQAGIGLDISGDVAKTELLPRVVLLGLDTPERAGAAQSGRWIKALYGALRTTVAQALPGASIKDARERLTEDYATALRCAEASCLSGPAETLDADLLVTSRLALEDDGWTFRLWTFDRDRNKVETDSVTGRNPRDAKFIKASADLLAQRVRGLARPRAVLKVNVNIPQAVVRLGERTLGVGSLETKVAPGQGNLIVEADEFTPFAKTVSLPPGQTTTVEVYLQAANQVSDGPSEMVAEAARKSSGPTIFGRPALYTAVVGILAVGAGMVVGQGAKKIASRAPDTDGNGIANITRQERLDAQNQANLSTALVAGGAAVAGGSVLWLALVPTRSAPPPAEAPAVAPAGGSGTGTRSSLQLFLGGNF
- a CDS encoding tetratricopeptide repeat protein, producing MQSLIRSRSERWRLAVALGVLLGLSPLGASWAAQISDEAKAQARVKFTEGTEAYDKGEFRQALKHFDGAYKLAPLPGFLFNVAQCHRQLGAFERAAFFYRRYLALSEKEPPNAPMVKELIAEMDTRAKAVALAKAGDKTRPKVEPAKGKDARGAPTQERASLKDAGRRALDIRTSRSMSAGEPLALPPEAVPGAPVPEVKEPLTRKWWVWAGAGAVAVLAGGIVYAVTAPDPRPTTLGTLPGR
- a CDS encoding MopE-related protein, with the protein product MKALYLSLSLVLCCVVVGAAAGCSVNFPDELPYACEQDSDCGGKGYICSALPDTRKYCCLPQVGELCNQLDDDCDGSIDELDTEPCYDGAEATRNVGTCRTGRPACGQGNIVCVGQVLPTQEVCNGKDDDCDGSVDEDFDFQSGPNNCGRCDQVCSNIQDCVAGQCVRRRETTCDNNLDDDSDTLTDCADSDCNGLPAGPGAQCISGRKGEAECSNTLNDDGDFASDGTTPLTDCADSDCDGKSCGTGCICIGGTKGEGDCGNESAPNVGIDDDGDSAANCADSDCANKACGVGCRCLNNAKTEEACDDNADNDTDTRTDCADTDCANESCGVGCLCQSLAKVEVACSDGLDNDGDGLIDCQDPQCDTQICTTGGSGAVCRRRSCTEVICNDTLDNDGDGKSDCQDPDCEGVTYSNVSNNALVCTVANGPQELNCTDNRDNDGDTLIDCRNNGPGAEPNCLTGICGVGCQNNNTVGSACNVKVETLCDDNVDNDGDGQRDCADTDCNTKSCNFLGGCVCNGTTKKETICNDRIDNDGLEGADCSDQVDCPQSTVCQKTDGSAGTCNGNRQCI
- a CDS encoding FHA domain-containing protein, yielding MARSLLLSLLVRQSMALKERFRARYPHPWLVWEAGAWNVPETEQRQNVAATQFPAPDLRDCLPAGDALCFELVTLGPVSSSLSLGRSSSNALVINDATVSREHLALHGAPNGQWSVEAQPKASPVKLDGVLLQPGQPVVLVPGARLELGDVRLTFHDPEGFFLRLGQLAEQLTAQMNAAPARAG
- a CDS encoding serine/threonine-protein kinase — encoded protein: MGGDDLIAQTVLSSVASPGDAMRSDQEAQEGQVLGNYQLERLLGEGSMGRVFQARHIRLGRQVALKVLRPQHAHDSSFVRRFFQEARSVNQINHEHIVEIFDFAEEMEQGRVYCVMELLRGQSLAALLKEEKLSLERIQRIGVQVCAALGAAHKVGVVHRDVKPDNLFITHRGGQPDFVKVLDFGVAKILTSEGTNGTLDGTIIGTPTYMAPEQAAGLPVDHRADIYAVGNLLYEMLAGHPPFQAPAFGQLVVQIITQAPPPLPATLASGEPMPKALAQLVLRCLAKEPEGRPQQLSEVMTALLSLTAVAQPVPPMDPEEDVPTRNQRVKPDSLLRHPRLPLVVGSMALAMLAGAVTWSGLQRLLQPAEAPVAPVAAVVAPAPVTLTVRTMPEGARVIRADTGEALGVTPLVKEMARSDAAFGVRVELAGYAPLERQVRMDSNAMLEMPLVKAQSAPSPVAPKAPAPAKAPARKEVKRDAIIDPFAQ
- a CDS encoding serine/threonine-protein kinase — encoded protein: MATPTRTSAVSKFLSNHLRRDAQARETSVAGYMAGLAAACLVAVGALGPYIGWGLTRSLLGLVAVLCLYYTVLWRALRAGWFHPAIHWLNVAIEVSIPSVVLAFDLRFQGPTYALTAPTLVIWGTLVVLAALRTNPKLALMAGALAGGEYLALYFLFVRPLLPEQPLLTLTPPFIIMRSVFLLSSGVATAILARHFMRKTAQALAALREQEVMGKYMLHERIGVGGMAEVFRATYSPEGGFEKQVALKRVLPGFADDIEFVTLFRREAELCSMLHHPNIIQVFDLGRHGNTYFLAMEYVDGLPLSSLLRGLGWQGLPLSAATFLGAELASALDYLHRRTTATGEPLHLVHRDMNPPNVLVSRIGEVKLSDFGIARSASRAQLTMAGNVRGKLGYMAPEQAMAQSIDGRTDLFALGLTLHEALTGRRVLTGENEAQLLMAAVEQPIPPPSHLRPEIPPELDAVVMRLLERDVNKRTPTGAEARAQLLALTGAVAPFPQGQLELTRAAQQALTRVRPSSERVSGAHPLTDDPTQLEARSG